The following are encoded in a window of Microvirga ossetica genomic DNA:
- a CDS encoding IS6 family transposase, whose amino-acid sequence MKQGSKNPFKGRQFTAEIILWAVRWYLQFPISYRDLERMLADRGIKVDHTTLFRWIQAYAPELDKRIRPHLQMTNGSWRVDETYIRVKGEWVYLYRAVDAVGQTIDFLLSPKRDAAAGRRFFRKALRQPHTVNPRTITVDKNAAYPIAAKAMKQSQELWRFAKFRQVKFLNNIVEQDHRRIKRLVRPGLGFKSFMTASRTIAGYEIMAMVRKGQVASVSVNDMKAQNDFIAALFSAVA is encoded by the coding sequence GTGAAGCAAGGAAGCAAGAACCCGTTCAAGGGTCGACAATTCACGGCGGAGATCATTCTGTGGGCGGTCCGCTGGTATCTGCAGTTCCCAATCAGCTATCGCGATCTCGAGCGCATGCTCGCCGATCGTGGCATCAAGGTGGATCATACGACCCTCTTTCGTTGGATCCAGGCTTATGCACCCGAGCTGGACAAGCGCATCCGTCCGCATCTCCAGATGACAAATGGATCCTGGCGCGTGGACGAGACATACATTCGGGTGAAGGGCGAGTGGGTGTATCTGTACCGTGCCGTCGATGCAGTCGGGCAGACGATCGACTTTCTGCTCTCGCCCAAGCGGGATGCAGCTGCCGGCCGACGTTTCTTCCGCAAGGCTTTGCGACAACCGCATACGGTCAATCCGAGGACCATCACGGTCGACAAGAATGCCGCCTATCCAATCGCGGCTAAAGCTATGAAGCAGAGTCAAGAACTCTGGCGCTTTGCCAAGTTCCGGCAGGTGAAATTTCTGAACAACATCGTTGAACAGGATCACCGGCGCATCAAGCGACTGGTCAGGCCCGGGCTGGGCTTCAAGAGCTTCATGACGGCCTCCCGAACAATTGCGGGCTACGAAATCATGGCGATGGTCCGCAAGGGTCAAGTGGCGAGCGTATCAGTGAACGACATGAAGGCCCAGAACGACTTCATTGCTGCTCTGTTCAGCGCTGTTGCCTGA
- a CDS encoding RNA polymerase sigma factor, producing the protein MPTAIGQELVALLPRLRRFALVLCRSPSLADDLVQGACERALANPDSWTPGTRFDAWMFRILRNHWIDHLRRTKAEGMAEDITTHTQLIGDPGEGPILSRLVLSEVQRAIDSLPLDQREVLVLVCGEDLTYREAADILHVPIGTVMSRLARARRRLVELTAAA; encoded by the coding sequence ATGCCGACAGCCATAGGACAGGAACTGGTGGCGCTTCTGCCGCGGCTGCGGCGGTTCGCATTGGTGCTCTGCCGCTCACCATCACTTGCGGACGATCTCGTCCAAGGGGCATGCGAGCGCGCGCTGGCCAATCCGGACAGTTGGACGCCGGGGACCCGGTTCGACGCCTGGATGTTCCGAATCCTCCGGAACCATTGGATCGACCACCTCAGACGAACGAAAGCCGAAGGCATGGCGGAAGATATCACGACCCATACGCAACTGATCGGCGACCCGGGCGAAGGGCCGATCCTCAGCAGGCTGGTCCTGTCGGAGGTCCAGCGTGCCATCGACAGCCTGCCCTTGGACCAGCGGGAGGTTCTCGTTCTCGTCTGCGGCGAAGACCTCACATACCGGGAAGCGGCAGACATTCTTCACGTTCCCATCGGCACGGTGATGAGCCGTCTCGCGCGTGCCCGCAGGCGGCTCGTGGAACTGACGGCGGCTGCTTAG
- a CDS encoding TonB-dependent receptor domain-containing protein, whose amino-acid sequence MRIEEELKRKRADMIVVVEQLTLRIETVKKQVSAIDQVIAIYDPAHQASSAVKPNRKQASLVLSAARGRRVARGGPRLRAAYIEDAQSFLAYSLAPTTTVGLIPADAPANGPTKGLVLRWDAEWMPHVFTALEYQRQTLQDLSTPRINTLSLIEDIDEARSEWLAATVNVWLGHGIGVFGTIGGVTSEILEGRGQGEPVPYIPDRFARAGVTFVHPSRLRFTLTQNYIGKRSGSYENDRLDAYWTTDAAITWETPDRHFQFGVTALNLLDQDYEFGFYIPAPGRTIAATIKARL is encoded by the coding sequence GTGAGGATTGAAGAGGAACTGAAGCGGAAGCGCGCCGATATGATTGTCGTAGTCGAGCAGTTGACGCTCAGGATCGAGACGGTCAAGAAGCAGGTCTCGGCCATCGATCAGGTGATTGCGATCTATGACCCGGCGCATCAAGCCTCATCAGCAGTGAAGCCGAATCGGAAGCAGGCAAGTCTGGTTCTCTCCGCGGCTCGGGGTCGGCGTGTCGCCCGTGGAGGGCCAAGGCTTCGCGCGGCCTACATCGAGGATGCGCAGTCCTTCCTGGCCTATTCGCTGGCACCGACAACCACCGTCGGGTTGATCCCGGCCGACGCTCCCGCAAACGGGCCGACGAAGGGCCTGGTTCTGCGCTGGGACGCGGAATGGATGCCGCACGTCTTCACGGCCCTGGAGTACCAACGGCAGACGCTGCAAGACCTCAGCACCCCGAGGATCAATACCTTGAGCCTCATCGAGGACATCGACGAGGCTCGTTCGGAATGGCTGGCCGCCACCGTCAACGTCTGGCTCGGGCATGGCATCGGTGTCTTCGGCACGATCGGCGGAGTAACCTCGGAAATTCTCGAAGGACGGGGACAGGGCGAACCGGTGCCGTACATTCCGGATCGGTTCGCGCGGGCCGGCGTGACGTTCGTCCATCCGAGCCGCCTGCGCTTTACCCTGACGCAGAACTACATCGGCAAACGCTCGGGCTCCTATGAGAACGACAGGCTGGATGCCTACTGGACGACCGACGCCGCGATCACCTGGGAGACGCCGGATCGGCACTTCCAGTTTGGCGTCACGGCGCTGAACCTGCTCGACCAGGATTATGAGTTCGGTTTCTACATCCCCGCCCCGGGCCGCACGATCGCCGCGACCATCAAGGCCCGGCTCTGA
- a CDS encoding S8 family serine peptidase: MQTASASASVADAVDPRPKPRQSTSFILASGLSRDDLTKLTAQGFHVETRTQGRITPQVVRLRIPQGASLTQARQKVRLVDAQASADFDHYYYLDEGAGTCTGPDCRATALVNWSASNAAQCGPTPLIGMIDTGINLEHEALKDQAIEVLPAPASHADASLQDHGTAIAALLVGRRGSQTPGLLPDAKLVAVDAFYRDGGTADRTDVMSLVAGVEALAERGVQVMNLSLSGPPNEVLQNAIEAAQAKGIVIVAAAGNNGPGAEPSYPAAYPGVIAVTAVDQELNVYRRATQGGYVDLAAPGVNIWTASSKGSGTLKSGTSYAVPFVSAATSLLLASNPTLDPKVVQSGLEARTRDLGKPGWDPTYGFGLIQVAGLCPQPTKPAPVTASYEQPAALPFAAQTSEVP, translated from the coding sequence GTGCAAACCGCCAGTGCCTCCGCGAGTGTGGCCGATGCTGTCGACCCCCGCCCCAAGCCGCGGCAATCCACCAGCTTCATCCTGGCATCAGGCCTGTCGCGGGACGACTTGACCAAGCTGACCGCTCAAGGCTTTCACGTCGAAACCCGGACGCAAGGCCGGATCACCCCACAGGTGGTCAGGCTGCGCATTCCCCAAGGCGCCTCCCTGACGCAGGCGCGGCAGAAAGTCCGTCTCGTCGATGCCCAGGCTTCAGCGGATTTCGATCACTACTACTATCTCGATGAAGGCGCAGGTACGTGCACTGGTCCTGATTGCAGGGCAACTGCTCTCGTGAACTGGTCAGCGTCCAACGCAGCTCAGTGCGGTCCGACGCCTCTCATTGGCATGATCGACACGGGCATCAACCTCGAGCACGAAGCCTTGAAGGACCAGGCGATCGAGGTATTGCCAGCTCCTGCATCCCATGCTGATGCCTCGTTGCAGGATCATGGCACCGCGATTGCGGCCCTCCTTGTCGGACGGCGGGGGAGCCAAACGCCTGGTCTCCTGCCGGACGCGAAGCTCGTCGCGGTGGATGCCTTCTACCGCGACGGCGGCACTGCTGATCGGACGGACGTGATGTCCCTTGTGGCCGGCGTTGAGGCATTGGCCGAGCGTGGTGTGCAGGTCATGAACCTGAGCCTGTCAGGTCCGCCGAATGAGGTCCTCCAGAACGCCATCGAGGCCGCCCAGGCCAAGGGCATCGTGATCGTTGCGGCCGCGGGCAACAATGGCCCCGGCGCCGAACCGTCATATCCAGCCGCCTATCCTGGAGTCATCGCGGTCACCGCAGTGGATCAGGAACTGAATGTGTACCGGCGCGCCACGCAGGGCGGATATGTTGACCTTGCTGCACCCGGGGTGAATATCTGGACAGCATCGTCGAAGGGCAGTGGCACCCTGAAGTCAGGCACATCCTATGCTGTCCCCTTCGTGTCCGCCGCAACAAGCCTGTTGCTCGCGTCCAACCCCACGTTGGACCCTAAAGTGGTTCAGTCCGGCCTGGAAGCGCGCACCCGCGACCTTGGGAAGCCCGGGTGGGATCCGACGTACGGGTTCGGCCTGATCCAGGTGGCAGGCCTGTGCCCGCAACCCACGAAGCCGGCACCGGTGACCGCATCCTATGAGCAGCCGGCTGCTTTACCTTTTGCAGCGCAGACTTCAGAGGTGCCTTGA
- a CDS encoding DUF6894 family protein — MPRYFFDTFDGENLHSDETGVDLPDIDEAKREAQKALPDMVKDALPDGNHRTFVVNVRDETRQTVVRAALSLVVEEGTFDD; from the coding sequence ATGCCCCGCTATTTCTTCGATACCTTCGATGGTGAAAATCTCCACTCAGATGAAACCGGCGTCGATCTGCCCGATATCGACGAAGCCAAGCGCGAGGCGCAGAAGGCGCTTCCGGACATGGTGAAAGATGCTCTTCCCGATGGTAACCATCGAACCTTTGTCGTGAATGTCCGGGACGAAACCCGGCAGACTGTGGTGAGAGCGGCGCTCTCACTGGTCGTGGAGGAAGGGACGTTCGACGACTAG
- the istA gene encoding IS21 family transposase, with protein MPTQRLSMRRIREVLRLRHVQGLTERVIARTLGISNGVVHGYLRRARLAGLSWPLPDGLDDDALELLLFPAPSSAQTDRRPVPDWVYVEKELRRRGVTRVLLWEEYRAAHPDGFGYTWFCTTYEAWKGRVRPTMRQTHRGGEKVFVDFAGDTIDVFDPLTGQAHPMKLFVAAMGASNYTYAEACASESLPDWIAVHANLFAFLGGVPKFVICDNLKAAVTNPDRYDPGLNRTYAEMAGHYGTAILAARPRRPKDKAKVEVAVQIAQRWILARLRNHRFFALAELNRAIRSLVVELNARQMRGFGSSRAELFAEIDRPRLGALPDEPYVFARWKRCRVAPDYHVEVDGHWYSVPYRLIRELVDVRLAGATVEIFHKGQRVASHARAPNRRGHTTVAEHMPSAHRRHGQWTPRGLIAAGERIGPSVAAFFEAVIADRPHPEQGFRTCLGILSLARSYGDTRVEAACRRGLLIKARSVASIRSILKNGLDRAVVDETPDHEPLRHGNIRGQGYFH; from the coding sequence ATGCCAACCCAGAGATTGTCGATGCGCCGGATCCGAGAAGTACTTCGTTTAAGACATGTCCAAGGCCTGACCGAGCGCGTCATCGCGCGCACGCTGGGGATCAGCAATGGCGTCGTTCATGGCTACCTGCGCCGCGCCCGTCTGGCAGGGCTGAGCTGGCCGCTGCCGGACGGGCTCGATGACGACGCGCTCGAACTCCTGCTGTTTCCGGCACCATCCTCGGCTCAGACCGATCGGCGCCCGGTCCCCGACTGGGTTTATGTCGAGAAGGAGCTGCGCCGGCGTGGCGTGACGCGCGTGCTGCTCTGGGAGGAATATCGCGCCGCCCATCCCGATGGCTTCGGCTACACCTGGTTCTGCACCACCTACGAGGCCTGGAAGGGGCGCGTTCGCCCAACAATGCGCCAGACCCACAGGGGCGGCGAGAAGGTGTTTGTCGATTTTGCCGGCGACACCATCGACGTCTTCGATCCGCTGACCGGCCAAGCCCATCCCATGAAGCTGTTCGTCGCCGCCATGGGCGCCTCCAACTACACCTATGCCGAGGCCTGCGCGAGCGAGAGCCTGCCGGACTGGATTGCCGTGCACGCCAACCTGTTTGCCTTCCTGGGCGGGGTTCCGAAGTTCGTGATCTGCGACAACCTCAAGGCGGCGGTGACCAATCCCGACCGCTACGATCCCGGCCTCAACCGCACCTATGCCGAGATGGCCGGCCATTACGGCACCGCCATTCTCGCGGCGCGGCCGAGACGCCCGAAGGATAAGGCCAAAGTTGAGGTCGCGGTCCAAATCGCCCAGCGCTGGATCCTGGCCCGGCTGCGCAACCATCGCTTCTTCGCGCTCGCCGAGCTCAATCGCGCCATTCGCAGCCTGGTCGTCGAACTCAACGCCCGCCAGATGCGCGGCTTCGGCTCCAGCCGGGCCGAACTCTTTGCCGAGATCGACCGGCCCCGGCTGGGAGCGCTGCCAGACGAGCCCTACGTCTTCGCCCGCTGGAAGCGCTGCCGCGTCGCGCCGGACTACCATGTCGAGGTCGACGGCCACTGGTACTCCGTGCCCTACCGCCTGATCCGGGAACTCGTCGACGTGCGCCTTGCCGGTGCGACGGTCGAGATCTTCCACAAGGGCCAGCGGGTCGCCAGCCATGCCCGGGCGCCGAACCGGCGCGGCCACACCACCGTTGCCGAGCATATGCCGAGCGCCCATCGCCGCCACGGCCAGTGGACCCCACGAGGCCTGATCGCCGCCGGTGAACGGATTGGGCCCTCCGTCGCGGCTTTCTTCGAGGCGGTGATCGCCGACCGTCCACATCCCGAGCAGGGCTTCCGCACCTGCCTCGGCATCCTGTCGCTGGCCAGGAGCTATGGCGACACCCGCGTCGAGGCCGCCTGCCGGCGCGGCCTCCTCATCAAGGCACGCTCCGTCGCCTCGATCCGGTCGATTCTCAAGAATGGCCTCGACCGCGCCGTCGTTGACGAGACGCCCGACCACGAACCCCTGCGCCACGGCAACATCCGCGGCCAGGGTTACTTCCACTGA
- the istB gene encoding IS21-like element helper ATPase IstB, with protein sequence MLTHPTHERLIALGLTGMAKAFEEQRRLPDLDALSFEERIGLLVDREAAERDTKRLTARLKFAALRQNACVEDVDWRTPRGIDRAVFARLVVGDWIDRHENVLITGAAGLGKSWIACALGHKACRDNRSVLYHRVPRLFEALALARGDGRYGRLLKALGRVQVLILDDWGLSVLTGSERRDLLEILDDRHGRSSTIVTSQVPVDAWHDLIGDPTLGDAILDRLVHNAHRLQLAGESMRKQNARARPLDGDQIS encoded by the coding sequence ATGCTGACCCATCCCACCCATGAGCGCCTGATCGCGCTTGGCCTGACCGGCATGGCCAAAGCCTTCGAGGAGCAGCGACGATTGCCCGATCTCGACGCTCTGTCCTTTGAGGAGCGCATCGGGCTGTTGGTCGACCGCGAAGCGGCCGAGCGCGACACCAAGCGTCTCACCGCGCGGCTCAAGTTCGCGGCGCTGCGCCAGAACGCCTGCGTCGAGGACGTCGATTGGCGAACCCCGCGCGGCATCGATCGCGCGGTCTTTGCCCGGCTGGTTGTTGGCGACTGGATCGACCGGCATGAGAATGTGCTGATTACAGGGGCGGCCGGCCTCGGCAAGAGCTGGATCGCCTGCGCGCTCGGCCACAAGGCCTGCCGGGATAACCGCTCGGTGCTCTACCACCGCGTGCCGCGCCTGTTCGAGGCATTGGCGCTCGCGCGCGGCGACGGGCGCTATGGCCGCCTGCTCAAGGCCCTCGGTCGCGTACAGGTGCTGATCCTCGATGATTGGGGCTTGTCAGTGCTCACCGGGTCCGAGCGGCGCGATCTCCTGGAAATCCTCGACGATCGTCACGGCCGCTCATCGACCATCGTCACGAGCCAGGTTCCCGTGGACGCATGGCATGACCTGATTGGGGATCCCACTCTTGGAGACGCAATCTTGGATCGTCTTGTTCACAATGCCCACCGCCTTCAACTCGCCGGAGAAAGCATGAGAAAGCAGAACGCCAGAGCCCGCCCTCTTGACGGCGACCAAATCTCCTGA
- a CDS encoding DUF7696 family protein, translated as MDISKDTTAISEPTGQPVSTWSEEWKEECEARAILAMSKEQRDAFFNGRKDADGKPIDRGVVGVRGVKAAEEIRATMERLLTATGR; from the coding sequence ATGGACATCTCTAAAGACACCACCGCCATCTCCGAGCCCACTGGCCAGCCCGTCAGCACTTGGTCTGAGGAATGGAAGGAGGAGTGCGAAGCCCGAGCCATCCTGGCCATGTCCAAGGAGCAGCGGGACGCCTTCTTCAACGGCCGGAAGGATGCCGACGGCAAGCCGATTGACAGGGGCGTCGTCGGCGTCCGGGGCGTGAAGGCCGCCGAGGAGATCCGGGCCACTATGGAAAGGTTACTGACAGCAACGGGCCGATAA
- a CDS encoding transposase, giving the protein MVLIRSHAGQADAQAFLRALRRRYRGAGWLWLLSDRASAHTAPQTQALADRLRIRFVWLPRQAPELSPMDQLWRELKRLIAANRQAASIDALAADAAAWVLALTPQQACRKAGMASKHFWLRKLLQNFWRPT; this is encoded by the coding sequence GTGGTGCTGATCCGTTCCCACGCCGGTCAGGCCGATGCCCAGGCGTTCCTGCGCGCATTGCGGCGCCGCTACCGCGGCGCCGGCTGGCTCTGGCTGCTGAGCGACCGGGCCAGCGCCCACACCGCCCCGCAGACCCAGGCGCTGGCAGACCGGTTGCGGATCCGCTTCGTGTGGCTGCCCCGGCAGGCACCCGAACTGAGCCCGATGGATCAGCTCTGGCGCGAACTCAAGCGGCTGATTGCGGCCAACCGGCAGGCCGCATCCATCGATGCCCTGGCCGCCGATGCCGCAGCCTGGGTTCTGGCGCTGACGCCACAACAAGCGTGTCGCAAGGCGGGCATGGCCTCCAAACACTTCTGGCTCAGAAAGCTGTTGCAGAACTTTTGGCGACCTACTTAG
- a CDS encoding IS3 family transposase (programmed frameshift) → MPKTRFKREFQDEAVRLVLTSGRSQRAIADDLGVNRSTLARWMAEHQDMRPSSAPPPNEDVMDELKRLRRENEVLRQERDILKKATGFFRQGGKSMRFTFIDAAKAEFPIQRLCQVLEVSQSGYFAWRSRPACQRQRDDLVLLAHVRSAFRESNGTYGSPRMTRELQDQGLPIGRRRTARLMRENGLKARQKRRFKRTTDSHHAFPIAPNLLEQDFSAERPNQKWNADISYVWTSEGWLYLAVVLDLFARRVVGWAVSDRLHKELALEALRKALAIRRPGEGLTHHADRGSQYCSIEYQAELRKHGIRISMSGTGNCFDNAVVETFFKTLKSELVWRTVFQTRAEARKAIGRYIDGFYNPVRRHSTLDYVSPAQFERLAG, encoded by the exons ATGCCGAAGACCCGTTTTAAGAGAGAGTTTCAGGATGAGGCCGTCCGCCTCGTTTTGACGAGTGGGCGCTCGCAACGCGCGATCGCCGACGATCTTGGGGTGAACCGTTCGACGCTCGCGCGCTGGATGGCGGAGCACCAGGATATGCGGCCTTCGTCGGCCCCGCCGCCCAATGAGGATGTCATGGACGAGCTCAAGCGCCTCCGTCGCGAGAACGAGGTGCTGCGGCAAGAGCGCGACATCCTCAAGAAGGCCACCG GCTTTTTTCGTCAAGGAGGGAAGTCGATGAGGTTCACGTTCATCGATGCGGCGAAAGCGGAATTCCCCATCCAGCGCCTGTGCCAGGTTCTTGAGGTGAGCCAGAGCGGCTACTTTGCCTGGCGAAGTCGTCCGGCCTGCCAGCGTCAGCGCGACGATCTGGTGCTGCTCGCCCATGTCCGATCCGCCTTTCGAGAATCGAATGGCACCTATGGCAGCCCACGGATGACGCGCGAACTCCAGGATCAGGGCCTGCCGATCGGGCGCCGTCGGACGGCCCGACTGATGCGCGAGAATGGGCTCAAGGCCCGGCAGAAACGTCGCTTCAAGCGCACCACCGACAGCCACCACGCCTTTCCTATTGCTCCCAACCTGCTCGAGCAGGACTTCTCGGCCGAGCGCCCGAACCAGAAATGGAACGCGGATATCTCGTACGTGTGGACGAGCGAGGGCTGGCTCTACCTGGCCGTGGTCCTGGATCTCTTCGCGCGCCGGGTGGTTGGCTGGGCGGTGAGCGACCGGCTGCACAAGGAACTGGCGCTCGAGGCGCTGCGCAAGGCTCTGGCGATCCGAAGACCCGGTGAGGGGCTGACCCATCACGCGGACCGCGGCAGTCAATATTGTTCGATCGAGTATCAGGCCGAGTTGCGGAAGCACGGCATCCGGATCTCAATGTCCGGGACAGGCAATTGTTTCGACAATGCCGTGGTCGAGACTTTCTTCAAGACCTTGAAGTCCGAGCTGGTCTGGCGCACCGTCTTCCAGACGAGAGCCGAGGCCAGGAAGGCGATCGGTCGTTACATCGATGGCTTCTACAATCCCGTCCGGCGTCATTCGACACTGGACTATGTCAGTCCGGCTCAGTTCGAAAGGCTGGCCGGATAG
- a CDS encoding helix-turn-helix domain-containing protein, protein MQRHDHSPETWLDEADRKRLAAALAGAREARVYRRLEALLLVAEGHSMAEAARRCRVNRSSVHRWLAQYRAEHEATALIDRPRSGRPRLHHTLTPRRLAAALARDPRRCGYQATSWTVPLLAHDLATKGLAVSPRTLRRRLHEAGYRWKRPRYVYVERAPHLAQKKGASPGV, encoded by the coding sequence ATGCAACGACATGATCACTCTCCCGAGACGTGGCTCGACGAGGCGGATCGCAAGCGGCTGGCCGCCGCGCTTGCTGGCGCCCGTGAGGCCCGTGTGTATCGCCGCCTCGAAGCGCTGCTGCTGGTGGCCGAGGGGCATTCTATGGCGGAGGCGGCCCGCCGCTGCCGCGTCAACCGCTCCAGCGTGCACCGCTGGCTGGCCCAGTACAGGGCCGAGCATGAGGCCACGGCACTGATCGACCGGCCGCGCAGCGGGCGTCCGCGCCTTCACCACACCCTCACGCCGCGGCGGCTGGCGGCGGCCCTGGCGCGCGACCCGCGCCGCTGCGGCTATCAGGCCACGAGCTGGACGGTGCCGCTGCTGGCGCACGACCTGGCCACGAAGGGCCTCGCGGTCAGCCCCCGGACCCTGCGGCGCCGGCTGCACGAGGCAGGCTATCGCTGGAAGCGCCCGCGCTACGTCTATGTCGAGCGCGCGCCTCATCTGGCGCAGAAAAAAGGGGCATCACCCGGCGTCTGA
- a CDS encoding DUF6894 family protein, producing the protein MRYYFHLVGPNDDVFPDEIGIEASCFEAAKAEALVAIHEIRADHEDVDVTWRGWHLEIADASQEVIFTIALELRRHLQHVREKLPAGGGHIVHALFLALGLGLDQLVPILRPVSA; encoded by the coding sequence ATGCGGTACTATTTTCATCTCGTCGGGCCTAACGACGACGTATTCCCCGACGAGATTGGAATCGAAGCCTCCTGCTTCGAGGCGGCTAAGGCGGAAGCGCTTGTGGCGATCCACGAAATTCGGGCTGATCATGAGGACGTTGATGTGACTTGGCGCGGCTGGCATTTGGAAATCGCCGATGCCTCGCAAGAAGTGATCTTCACCATTGCACTTGAGCTAAGACGACACCTCCAACATGTGCGGGAGAAGCTGCCTGCAGGCGGAGGACACATCGTGCATGCGTTATTCCTTGCGCTCGGACTTGGCCTCGACCAACTCGTTCCAATACTACGGCCTGTTAGCGCTTGA
- a CDS encoding IS5 family transposase (programmed frameshift), whose protein sequence is MLTEAQWAMLEPLVEQCRPKGKTPPQDLRRTFEAILWRHENGAKWRAVPAELGPWWRAAQTFIRWARLGVWERLLNLVQKCGIQLGMTFLDGTSVRAHQKAAGARRKGGSQAQRDHREALGRSRGGYGTKACVIADGLGRAIAFRIAPGQAHELPDAIPLLHSLPSVPSWVVADRGYSSHSFREHIWSIGAKPAIPAKSNEAPVACPDWIYNNRNVVERLWARLKEWRAVATRYEKTARSFMGVLCLAAAIDWLKR, encoded by the exons ATGCTAACGGAAGCACAATGGGCCATGCTGGAGCCACTGGTGGAGCAATGCCGTCCCAAGGGCAAGACACCGCCACAGGATCTGCGTCGGACGTTCGAGGCCATTCTCTGGCGCCATGAGAACGGCGCCAAGTGGCGCGCCGTGCCGGCTGAATTGGGGCCGTGGTGGCGCGCCGCTCAGACCTTCATCCGCTGGGCCCGTCTGGGTGTCTGGGAGCGCCTGCTCAACCTGGTACAGAAGTGCGGCATCCAGCTCGGGATGACCTTCCTCGACGGCACCAGCGTGCGCGCGCATCAGAAGGCCGCCGGGGCTCGTCGAAAAG GGGGCTCTCAAGCTCAACGAGACCATCGTGAAGCGCTTGGTCGGTCTCGTGGCGGCTATGGCACCAAGGCTTGCGTGATCGCCGACGGGCTCGGACGCGCCATCGCGTTTCGCATTGCACCCGGTCAGGCGCACGAGCTGCCTGACGCCATTCCGCTGCTTCACAGTTTGCCGAGTGTGCCCAGCTGGGTGGTGGCCGATCGCGGTTATTCAAGCCACAGCTTCCGCGAGCACATCTGGAGCATCGGTGCGAAGCCGGCGATCCCGGCTAAGTCCAATGAGGCGCCGGTGGCCTGTCCGGACTGGATCTATAACAACCGCAATGTCGTCGAGCGGCTCTGGGCCAGGCTCAAAGAGTGGCGAGCCGTTGCAACCCGCTACGAGAAGACCGCACGATCCTTCATGGGCGTGCTCTGCCTCGCCGCAGCAATCGACTGGCTCAAGCGCTAA
- a CDS encoding YybH family protein: MAHCVRYLFVTVGMLVAGAAHGQDFKSQVATAAASWDAAFNAGDLSKLATFYTKDAVIMSAGGQQVTGHEGVQTLYGNILKSGVKAHKLAVEGAEMDGSMGYAYGTWQAESGGKPITGQFTNVFMKDGSGWHLVLHTWTRKPSS, encoded by the coding sequence ATGGCGCATTGCGTGAGGTATCTTTTCGTAACTGTCGGGATGCTTGTAGCTGGCGCGGCTCACGGCCAGGATTTCAAGAGCCAAGTGGCTACCGCTGCGGCAAGTTGGGACGCTGCTTTCAACGCTGGTGATCTTTCAAAGCTCGCGACGTTCTACACAAAGGATGCCGTCATCATGTCTGCTGGAGGGCAGCAGGTTACTGGTCATGAAGGTGTCCAAACCCTCTATGGCAACATCCTCAAGAGCGGCGTGAAAGCGCACAAGCTTGCCGTGGAGGGCGCGGAAATGGACGGCAGTATGGGCTATGCCTATGGCACTTGGCAGGCTGAGTCGGGTGGCAAACCGATTACTGGACAATTCACCAATGTTTTCATGAAGGATGGAAGCGGGTGGCACCTCGTGCTGCATACATGGACGCGAAAACCCTCCTCTTGA